A single region of the Marinitoga litoralis genome encodes:
- the rpmC gene encoding 50S ribosomal protein L29, protein MKKQVAELINLTDEELKAKLEEAKKKLFEMRFQHELGQIRNTASIKMVRRDIARIKTILRQRELGIRR, encoded by the coding sequence ATGAAAAAACAAGTAGCAGAATTAATCAACTTAACAGACGAAGAATTAAAAGCAAAATTAGAAGAAGCAAAGAAAAAATTATTTGAAATGAGATTCCAACACGAATTAGGTCAAATAAGAAATACTGCTTCCATAAAGATGGTAAGAAGAGATATTGCTAGAATAAAAACAATTCTCAGACAAAGGGAATTGGGTATAAGGAGGTAA
- the rpsE gene encoding 30S ribosomal protein S5 yields the protein MASAAAEEFEERIIEIRRVTKVTTGGKNISFRVVAVVGNRNGKVGVGSGNAREVPQAIRKAIQDAKKNVIEVPIKNGTIPHEVFGRQDASKVLLKPAGPGTGIIASAAVRAVVELAGVHNILSKALGSTTAINLSKATLNGLKELKSPKEYAELRDLSVAKVFQGAHKEG from the coding sequence ATGGCTTCAGCAGCTGCTGAAGAATTTGAAGAAAGAATAATAGAAATAAGAAGAGTTACAAAGGTTACAACTGGTGGAAAAAACATTTCATTTAGGGTTGTAGCTGTAGTGGGAAATAGAAATGGTAAAGTTGGAGTAGGAAGTGGAAATGCAAGAGAAGTTCCACAAGCAATTAGAAAAGCAATTCAAGATGCAAAGAAAAATGTAATAGAAGTTCCAATAAAAAACGGTACAATCCCTCATGAAGTATTTGGAAGACAAGATGCATCTAAAGTTCTTTTAAAACCAGCTGGTCCTGGTACGGGTATTATTGCTTCTGCTGCAGTTCGTGCTGTAGTTGAATTAGCAGGAGTACATAATATTTTATCAAAAGCTTTAGGTTCAACAACAGCTATAAACTTATCTAAAGCAACTTTGAACGGATTAAAAGAATTAAAATCTCCTAAAGAATATGCAGAACTCAGAGACTTGAGCGTTGCTAAGGTATTCCAAGGAGCCCATAAGGAGGGATAA
- the rpmJ gene encoding 50S ribosomal protein L36, whose protein sequence is MKVRASVKKRCEHCRVIRRKGRVWVVCSKNPKHNQRQG, encoded by the coding sequence ATGAAAGTAAGAGCCTCAGTTAAAAAAAGATGTGAACACTGTAGAGTAATAAGAAGAAAAGGTAGAGTATGGGTAGTATGTTCTAAAAATCCTAAGCATAATCAAAGACAAGGATAA
- the rplP gene encoding 50S ribosomal protein L16, translated as MLMPKRYKYRKIQRGKMKGNAKGGTLVDFGDWGLKALEPALITSQQIEACRLAMVRTLKRNGKIWIKIFPDKPITSKGIGTRMGKGKGDVEGWTAVVKPGKVLFEIAGTTDELAKEALLYAATKLPIKTKIVPRYHIRGEAK; from the coding sequence ATGTTAATGCCAAAAAGATATAAATATAGAAAAATACAAAGAGGTAAAATGAAGGGCAATGCCAAAGGCGGAACATTAGTTGACTTTGGCGATTGGGGTTTAAAAGCATTAGAACCAGCTTTAATAACTTCTCAACAAATTGAAGCATGTAGATTAGCAATGGTTAGAACATTAAAAAGAAATGGTAAAATTTGGATAAAAATATTCCCAGATAAACCAATTACTTCAAAAGGAATCGGAACAAGAATGGGTAAAGGTAAAGGTGATGTTGAAGGTTGGACAGCAGTAGTAAAACCAGGTAAGGTTTTATTTGAAATTGCTGGAACAACAGACGAATTAGCAAAAGAAGCATTATTATATGCAGCAACAAAATTACCTATTAAGACAAAAATAGTACCCAGGTACCATATAAGGGGGGAAGCAAAATGA
- the rplF gene encoding 50S ribosomal protein L6, translated as MSRISKNPIDIPNGVEVTVNDNIIKVKGPKGELTQDYLPYVKFVIEDNKIKVEPNEESMKRKSDEKRINMFQGTYAALVKNMIKGVTEGFSKELEILGIGYRAAMQGSKLVLQLGYSHPIEYLPPEGVTIEVPAPNKIVVKGINKYLVGEVAAKIKRFRKPNVYSGKGIKYVGEVIIRKQGKKV; from the coding sequence ATGTCACGTATATCAAAAAATCCAATCGATATACCAAATGGAGTAGAAGTGACAGTTAACGATAATATTATTAAAGTTAAAGGTCCTAAAGGTGAATTAACTCAAGACTATTTACCATATGTAAAATTTGTAATTGAAGATAATAAAATAAAGGTTGAACCAAATGAAGAATCAATGAAAAGAAAAAGTGATGAAAAAAGAATTAACATGTTCCAAGGTACATATGCAGCATTGGTAAAAAATATGATTAAAGGTGTTACAGAAGGATTTTCAAAAGAATTAGAAATTTTAGGTATTGGTTATAGGGCTGCAATGCAAGGTTCAAAATTAGTTTTACAATTAGGTTATTCTCATCCTATTGAATACCTTCCTCCAGAAGGAGTTACAATAGAAGTACCAGCACCAAATAAAATAGTTGTTAAAGGTATTAATAAATATTTGGTTGGAGAAGTTGCAGCTAAGATAAAAAGATTCAGAAAACCAAATGTATACTCTGGAAAAGGTATTAAATATGTTGGTGAGGTAATTATAAGAAAACAAGGTAAGAAAGTTTAA
- the rplX gene encoding 50S ribosomal protein L24 — protein MKVKKGDLVRVISGKDKGKEGKVLRVIPKLDKIVVENVNIVKKHQRPTQELREGGIIEQPSAIHASKVMVVCPSCGKPTRVGYRFLEEGRKVRICRKCNEIIDKV, from the coding sequence ATGAAAGTGAAGAAAGGTGACTTAGTAAGAGTTATTTCTGGAAAAGATAAAGGAAAAGAAGGAAAAGTTTTAAGAGTAATACCTAAATTAGATAAAATTGTTGTTGAAAATGTAAATATAGTAAAGAAACACCAAAGACCAACTCAAGAATTAAGAGAAGGTGGAATTATAGAACAACCTTCAGCAATACATGCAAGTAAAGTAATGGTAGTTTGTCCAAGTTGTGGCAAACCAACAAGAGTTGGATACAGATTCTTAGAAGAAGGTAGAAAAGTAAGAATTTGTAGAAAATGTAATGAAATCATAGATAAGGTTTAA
- the rpsQ gene encoding 30S ribosomal protein S17 has product MPKKTLIGEVVSDKMDKTVTVLVERKIKHPIYKKFVKKSKKFHAHDENNECGVGDIVEIEETRPYSKTKTWKVVRIVEKNIFAENNNKTPETVEELGGDE; this is encoded by the coding sequence ATGCCCAAAAAAACATTAATTGGAGAAGTTGTTAGCGATAAAATGGACAAAACAGTTACTGTATTAGTTGAAAGAAAAATAAAACATCCAATATATAAGAAATTTGTTAAAAAATCAAAAAAATTCCATGCACATGATGAAAATAATGAATGTGGTGTAGGAGATATTGTTGAAATAGAAGAAACAAGACCATATTCAAAAACAAAGACTTGGAAAGTTGTAAGAATAGTAGAAAAGAACATTTTTGCGGAAAATAATAATAAAACACCCGAAACAGTGGAAGAACTTGGGGGTGACGAATAA
- a CDS encoding type Z 30S ribosomal protein S14: MAKKSMVARWKKPKKYKTREYSRCVVCGRPRSVYKEFGLCRVCFRKLAAEGKLPGVKKASW, translated from the coding sequence ATGGCAAAAAAATCAATGGTTGCTAGATGGAAAAAACCAAAAAAATATAAGACTAGGGAATATTCAAGATGTGTAGTTTGTGGAAGACCTAGATCAGTATATAAAGAATTTGGATTATGTAGAGTATGTTTCAGAAAATTAGCCGCTGAAGGTAAATTACCAGGCGTTAAAAAGGCAAGTTGGTAA
- the rpsC gene encoding 30S ribosomal protein S3 has product MGQKVHPYGFRLGISKPWKANWFSDQNYAEFLEEDLKIRNYIKNKYFEAGIGDILIERPSSTQINITIKAVRVGIIIGRKGAEIQALKNEIEKLVNDRNVRINIDEIKNPQVEAVLIAENIAAQILKRASYKRAMKRAISAALKKGAKGIKIMVSGRLNGAEIARTEWYMEGRLPLQTLRSDIDYGTAEAQTLSGTIGIKVWVYKGDTQL; this is encoded by the coding sequence GTGGGTCAAAAAGTACATCCATATGGATTTAGGTTAGGAATTTCCAAACCTTGGAAGGCTAACTGGTTTAGCGATCAAAATTATGCAGAATTTTTAGAAGAAGATTTAAAAATAAGAAATTACATAAAGAATAAATATTTTGAAGCAGGTATTGGAGATATTTTAATTGAAAGACCATCTTCAACACAAATAAACATCACAATTAAAGCTGTAAGAGTTGGAATTATCATTGGAAGAAAAGGTGCTGAAATTCAAGCATTAAAAAATGAAATAGAAAAATTAGTTAATGATAGAAATGTAAGAATTAATATTGATGAAATAAAAAATCCTCAAGTAGAAGCTGTATTAATTGCAGAAAATATAGCAGCACAAATCTTAAAGAGAGCATCTTATAAAAGAGCAATGAAAAGAGCAATTTCAGCTGCTTTAAAGAAAGGTGCAAAAGGTATTAAAATAATGGTTTCAGGTAGATTAAACGGTGCTGAAATCGCTAGAACAGAATGGTATATGGAAGGAAGATTACCTTTACAAACATTAAGATCTGACATAGATTACGGAACTGCTGAAGCACAAACATTGTCTGGAACTATCGGAATCAAAGTTTGGGTTTATAAAGGCGACACTCAGTTATGA
- the rpsS gene encoding 30S ribosomal protein S19, which produces MSRSLKKGPYVHPSLLKKIRELNEKGEKKVIKTWSRASMVLPEMIGHTIAVHNGMKHIPVYITEHMIGHRLGEFAPTRRFGGHADKKAKKGKVK; this is translated from the coding sequence GTGAGTAGATCATTGAAAAAAGGGCCTTATGTACACCCAAGTCTGTTGAAAAAGATAAGAGAGTTAAATGAAAAAGGTGAAAAAAAGGTAATTAAAACATGGAGCAGAGCTTCAATGGTATTACCAGAAATGATTGGACATACAATTGCTGTACATAATGGAATGAAACATATACCTGTATATATTACAGAACATATGATTGGACACAGATTAGGTGAGTTCGCACCAACAAGAAGATTTGGTGGTCATGCTGACAAAAAGGCTAAAAAAGGTAAGGTGAAATGA
- the rplV gene encoding 50S ribosomal protein L22, whose translation MAVSRVQDGKRLKRSVFHRLRKEAEAAQPKIEAKATAKFLRISPRKARSVVNAIRGKNVDEALQILMFSPKKAARLTYKVLVSAISNAENNFGLDADNLYVAEVYVNDGPRMKRLWPRGRGRADILQKRLSHITVVVRDREKEKELKSQK comes from the coding sequence ATGGCTGTATCAAGAGTTCAAGATGGTAAAAGATTGAAAAGATCTGTTTTTCATAGATTAAGAAAAGAAGCTGAAGCAGCACAGCCAAAGATTGAAGCAAAAGCTACTGCAAAATTTTTAAGAATTTCTCCAAGAAAAGCAAGATCTGTTGTTAATGCTATAAGGGGAAAAAATGTAGATGAAGCTTTACAAATATTAATGTTTAGCCCTAAAAAAGCTGCAAGATTAACATATAAAGTATTAGTATCAGCAATTTCAAATGCAGAAAATAATTTTGGATTAGATGCAGATAACTTATATGTTGCTGAAGTATATGTAAATGATGGTCCAAGAATGAAAAGATTATGGCCAAGAGGTAGAGGTAGAGCTGATATCTTACAAAAAAGATTATCACATATTACTGTTGTAGTTAGAGACAGAGAAAAAGAAAAAGAGTTAAAATCTCAGAAGTGA
- the rplN gene encoding 50S ribosomal protein L14, which produces MIQAESYLRAADNSGAKVLRVIRVLGGFHKSVGTVGDVVVCSVREAIPHTDIKKGQVVKAVVVRTSKEIRRKDGSHIRFDENAAVLIDKNNMPVGTRVFGPIAREVREAGYTKIASLAQEVW; this is translated from the coding sequence ATGATCCAAGCTGAAAGTTATTTAAGAGCTGCAGATAATTCTGGTGCAAAAGTTTTAAGAGTTATTAGAGTATTAGGTGGTTTCCATAAATCAGTAGGTACAGTTGGAGACGTTGTTGTATGTTCTGTTAGGGAAGCAATTCCTCACACAGACATAAAAAAAGGTCAAGTTGTTAAAGCTGTTGTTGTTAGAACAAGCAAAGAAATTAGAAGAAAAGATGGTTCTCACATTAGATTTGATGAAAATGCAGCGGTTTTAATTGATAAAAACAATATGCCTGTAGGTACTCGTGTTTTTGGACCAATTGCTAGAGAAGTGAGAGAAGCAGGTTATACTAAAATAGCATCTCTTGCACAAGAAGTATGGTGA
- the rpsM gene encoding 30S ribosomal protein S13, translated as MPRILGVEVPNNKKLFIALTSIYGIGKHRAMEILESTGIDPDKRAKDLTDDEISKITHYINEHFLVEGELRQEIQKNISRLIEIGSYRGYRHKNGLPVRGQKTHANARTRKGPRPSKIGKKK; from the coding sequence ATGCCACGTATTTTGGGTGTTGAAGTACCAAATAACAAGAAGTTATTCATTGCTCTTACATCAATATATGGTATAGGAAAACATAGAGCAATGGAAATATTAGAATCAACAGGTATTGACCCTGACAAAAGAGCAAAAGATTTAACAGATGATGAAATTAGTAAAATCACTCACTACATTAACGAACACTTTTTAGTTGAAGGTGAATTAAGACAAGAAATTCAAAAAAATATTTCTAGATTAATAGAAATAGGTTCTTACAGAGGGTACAGACATAAGAATGGATTACCTGTAAGAGGACAAAAAACACATGCAAATGCAAGAACCAGAAAAGGTCCAAGACCTTCAAAAATCGGTAAGAAAAAGTAA
- the rplR gene encoding 50S ribosomal protein L18, with amino-acid sequence MIKPIQKKKLRRKRHLRVRSKVFGTPERPRMAVFKSNKHIYVQIIDDTKGHTLAAASTLDKELKLEKTWDIEAAKEVGKLVAKRAKEKGIAKVSFDRGGFKYHGKIKALADAAREAGLEF; translated from the coding sequence ATGATTAAACCCATCCAAAAGAAAAAGTTAAGAAGAAAAAGACATTTAAGGGTTAGAAGCAAAGTTTTTGGAACTCCTGAAAGACCAAGAATGGCAGTTTTCAAGAGCAATAAACATATATATGTTCAAATAATCGACGATACTAAAGGACATACATTAGCAGCTGCTTCTACTTTAGATAAAGAATTAAAATTAGAAAAAACATGGGATATCGAAGCTGCTAAAGAAGTAGGAAAATTAGTAGCTAAAAGAGCAAAAGAAAAAGGAATCGCTAAAGTATCATTTGATAGAGGCGGCTTCAAATATCACGGAAAGATTAAAGCATTAGCTGATGCTGCACGTGAAGCAGGTCTTGAATTTTAA
- the rplE gene encoding 50S ribosomal protein L5: protein MRYEYIPLKNEYEKEVVPALMKEFGYKNIHEVPKIVKIVVNMGIGEGSRNADVVEKHAQELSTITGQKAVVTRAKKSVANFKLREGMPIGAKVTLRSVRMYNFLYKLINIIFPKLRDFRGMNPNSFDGRGNYTFGLTEQLVFPELKPDQVKRVQGMDITIVTTAKTDEEARKLLQLMGFPFKRD, encoded by the coding sequence ATGAGATATGAATACATTCCATTAAAAAATGAGTATGAAAAAGAAGTAGTTCCAGCCCTCATGAAAGAATTTGGATACAAAAACATTCATGAAGTTCCAAAAATAGTTAAAATTGTAGTTAATATGGGAATTGGCGAGGGCTCAAGAAATGCTGACGTTGTTGAAAAACATGCTCAAGAATTATCAACAATAACAGGTCAAAAAGCTGTTGTTACAAGAGCAAAGAAAAGTGTTGCTAACTTCAAATTAAGAGAAGGTATGCCTATTGGTGCAAAAGTAACATTAAGAAGCGTAAGAATGTACAACTTCTTATACAAATTGATTAATATAATTTTCCCAAAATTAAGAGACTTTAGAGGTATGAACCCAAATAGTTTTGATGGAAGAGGAAATTATACATTCGGTTTAACAGAACAATTAGTATTTCCTGAATTAAAACCTGATCAAGTAAAAAGAGTACAAGGTATGGATATTACAATTGTTACTACTGCAAAAACTGATGAGGAAGCAAGAAAACTCCTTCAATTAATGGGCTTCCCTTTCAAGAGAGATTAA
- the infA gene encoding translation initiation factor IF-1: protein MFVAKKDDVIVMEGHIVESLPNATFRVELDNGHMILAHISGKMRKNFIRLVPGDRVIVEVSIYDLNRGRIIRRERIKRNPSSEEE from the coding sequence ATGTTCGTGGCAAAAAAAGATGATGTTATTGTAATGGAAGGTCATATTGTAGAGTCATTACCAAATGCTACATTTAGAGTAGAATTGGATAATGGTCATATGATTTTGGCTCATATTTCTGGAAAAATGAGAAAGAATTTTATTAGATTAGTTCCTGGAGATAGAGTAATAGTAGAAGTTTCTATCTATGATTTAAATAGAGGTAGAATTATTAGGAGAGAAAGAATAAAGAGAAATCCAAGCAGCGAGGAGGAATGA
- the map gene encoding type I methionyl aminopeptidase, with protein MILIKTQSEVDRMKRAGQQLAILFEKIKDLVVEGSSAYEVEKYVDSYMKEKGFIPTFKGYGGFPYATCISLNEEIVHGFPLKEKVFKNGDIVSIDMGLTLDGYIADAARTFIIGEVSEEVKKLVEVTEKSFWIGIEQAIPGNRIGDIGYAIQNYVESFGFSIIKEYVGHGVGRKLHEDPQIPNYGIKGKGPMIRERMTFAIEPMVSLGDWKVKVLDDGWTAVTLDGSLSAHYENTIVVTKDGPEVLTILE; from the coding sequence ATGATTTTAATTAAAACACAATCTGAAGTTGATAGGATGAAGCGAGCTGGACAGCAGCTCGCTATCCTGTTTGAAAAAATTAAAGATTTAGTTGTTGAAGGGTCATCAGCATATGAAGTAGAAAAGTATGTAGATAGCTATATGAAAGAAAAAGGATTTATCCCAACCTTTAAAGGATATGGTGGATTTCCATATGCAACATGTATTTCATTAAATGAAGAGATTGTACATGGATTTCCATTGAAAGAGAAGGTTTTTAAAAATGGAGATATTGTTTCGATAGATATGGGATTAACTCTTGACGGATACATAGCTGACGCAGCAAGAACATTTATAATAGGTGAAGTTAGTGAAGAAGTAAAAAAACTTGTGGAAGTAACTGAAAAGTCATTTTGGATAGGTATTGAACAAGCTATCCCAGGGAACAGAATTGGAGATATAGGATATGCTATTCAAAATTATGTAGAATCTTTTGGTTTTTCTATTATTAAAGAATATGTCGGACACGGAGTAGGTAGAAAGCTTCATGAAGATCCCCAAATACCAAATTATGGTATAAAAGGGAAAGGACCAATGATTAGAGAAAGAATGACATTTGCTATTGAACCAATGGTTTCTTTGGGGGATTGGAAAGTTAAAGTTTTAGATGACGGTTGGACTGCTGTGACTTTAGATGGATCATTGTCTGCACATTATGAAAATACTATTGTTGTGACTAAAGATGGTCCTGAAGTATTAACAATATTAGAATAG
- the rpsH gene encoding 30S ribosomal protein S8 — MWSDPVADMLTRIRNANLVMKESVEIPASNLKRNIAEILKREGYITDYKFIEDGKQGILKIQLKYKGDRKNKQHVIHSIIRVSKPGRRVYVSKDRIPVVKGGMGISIISTSKGVLTDKEARELGVGGELICYVW; from the coding sequence ATGTGGAGTGATCCCGTAGCAGATATGCTTACAAGAATAAGAAATGCAAACCTTGTTATGAAGGAAAGTGTAGAAATTCCAGCATCTAATTTAAAAAGAAATATAGCTGAAATATTAAAAAGAGAAGGTTATATTACAGATTATAAATTCATAGAAGATGGAAAACAAGGAATATTAAAAATACAATTAAAATACAAAGGTGACAGAAAAAATAAACAACATGTTATTCACAGTATCATAAGAGTTTCAAAACCTGGTAGAAGGGTTTACGTATCTAAAGATAGAATTCCAGTTGTAAAAGGTGGAATGGGAATATCAATAATTTCAACATCAAAGGGTGTTCTAACTGACAAAGAAGCTAGAGAGCTTGGTGTTGGTGGAGAACTAATTTGTTACGTTTGGTAG
- a CDS encoding adenylate kinase — protein sequence MSKLNLLFFGPPGAGKGTIAKEVAKHYDIPHISTGDMLREAVASGSELGKKVKSILDSGQLVPDEIMLDVIKDRLSKDDVKKGFILDGFPRTIPQAEALEKILDELNNPITGIIYLEVDEETIVKRITSRRICPKCGKIYNTISLKPKVDNICDIDGAELIQRDDDKEEVVRDRYKVYMEKTYPVIEFYKKYNQFFTVDGSGTVEIVTKEVFNILEGIL from the coding sequence ATGAGTAAACTAAATTTATTGTTTTTTGGACCTCCCGGTGCTGGAAAAGGTACAATAGCCAAAGAAGTTGCTAAGCATTATGATATTCCACATATCTCCACAGGCGATATGCTTAGAGAAGCAGTAGCTTCTGGGAGTGAATTAGGTAAAAAGGTTAAATCAATTTTAGATAGTGGTCAATTAGTTCCTGATGAAATAATGTTAGATGTTATAAAAGATAGATTATCAAAAGATGATGTGAAAAAAGGGTTTATTTTAGATGGATTCCCAAGAACAATACCACAAGCTGAAGCATTAGAAAAGATATTAGATGAATTAAATAACCCTATTACAGGTATTATTTATTTAGAAGTTGATGAAGAAACAATTGTTAAAAGAATTACTTCTAGAAGAATCTGTCCTAAATGCGGAAAAATATATAACACTATATCTTTAAAACCAAAAGTTGATAATATATGTGATATTGATGGAGCAGAATTAATTCAAAGAGATGATGATAAAGAAGAAGTAGTAAGAGATAGATATAAGGTATATATGGAAAAAACATACCCTGTAATAGAATTTTATAAAAAATATAATCAATTCTTTACAGTAGACGGTAGTGGTACTGTTGAAATAGTTACAAAAGAAGTGTTTAATATATTGGAAGGGATATTATGA
- the rplO gene encoding 50S ribosomal protein L15: MSLKISDLKPTEGSRKVAKRTGRGWSSGLGKTGGKGHKGQKSRGKGKVRPSFEGGQTPLFRRIPKYGFTNAPFKKDFAEVNISVLENRFEANEEITPEKLLEKKIIRKIKDGVKILGNGEITKPLKVKAHAFSKKAQEKIESAGGSVEVIQ; this comes from the coding sequence ATGTCTCTTAAAATATCAGACTTAAAACCCACCGAAGGATCAAGAAAAGTAGCAAAAAGAACTGGTAGAGGTTGGAGCTCAGGATTAGGAAAAACTGGTGGTAAAGGTCATAAAGGTCAAAAATCTAGAGGTAAAGGTAAAGTAAGACCAAGCTTCGAAGGTGGTCAAACACCATTATTTAGAAGAATACCTAAATATGGTTTTACAAATGCTCCTTTTAAAAAGGATTTTGCAGAAGTTAATATTTCTGTTTTAGAAAACAGATTTGAAGCAAATGAAGAAATAACACCTGAAAAATTATTAGAAAAGAAAATTATTAGAAAAATAAAAGATGGTGTAAAAATATTAGGAAATGGTGAAATAACAAAACCATTAAAAGTTAAAGCACACGCATTTAGTAAAAAAGCACAAGAAAAAATCGAATCAGCCGGCGGAAGTGTCGAGGTGATTCAGTAA
- the secY gene encoding preprotein translocase subunit SecY, translating into MKEAFKNMFKIPELRDRIIFTLLALIAFRVGIYIPIPGIDLARWEAFIAGVGGASQGFISFFDVFTGGSLKQFSIFVLSVTPYINASIILQLLSSVIPSLKEMLREGEEGRKKFGRLTRQVTLGLAVLQGFFLSMGVAAYRSANLNYALFLLISTVSIVAGTMFLLWLGEMITEKGIGNGISVLIFAGIVSRFPQYIASGLVGRLSVFEWVILIIVAIAVVVGTIYLQTSERRINVQYAKRVVGNKIYGGASTYIPIKVNGGGVLPIIFASAIMTLPSMLGSVTGADWVNRWFGYGTPIYLILYSLLIFFFAYFYNSVVIDPNDISENIKKYGGFIPGIRPGKPTSDYITKTMMRVTFIGAIFLVVISLLPYIIRSASGVNIWIGGTSALIAVGVSLDIMQQIEAHMITRQYEGFMKKGKLRGRR; encoded by the coding sequence ATGAAAGAAGCATTTAAAAATATGTTTAAGATCCCGGAACTCCGGGATCGTATTATATTTACATTATTGGCTTTAATAGCCTTTAGAGTAGGTATATACATCCCTATTCCAGGTATTGATTTAGCAAGATGGGAAGCATTTATTGCAGGAGTAGGTGGAGCATCACAAGGTTTTATTAGTTTCTTTGATGTGTTTACTGGAGGTTCATTAAAACAATTCTCTATATTTGTTTTAAGTGTAACTCCATACATCAATGCTTCAATTATTTTACAATTATTATCATCAGTAATCCCAAGTTTAAAAGAAATGTTGAGAGAAGGGGAAGAAGGAAGAAAGAAATTTGGAAGATTAACAAGACAAGTTACATTAGGGTTAGCTGTTCTTCAAGGTTTCTTCCTATCTATGGGGGTAGCTGCTTATAGATCAGCTAATTTAAATTATGCATTATTCCTTTTAATTTCTACTGTATCAATTGTAGCAGGTACAATGTTCTTATTATGGTTAGGTGAAATGATTACAGAAAAAGGTATAGGAAATGGTATTTCTGTATTAATTTTTGCAGGTATTGTTTCTAGATTCCCACAATATATTGCAAGTGGTTTAGTTGGAAGATTAAGTGTATTTGAATGGGTAATTTTAATAATTGTTGCAATTGCTGTTGTTGTAGGTACAATTTACTTACAAACTTCAGAAAGAAGAATTAATGTTCAATATGCTAAGAGAGTAGTTGGAAACAAAATATATGGTGGAGCATCTACATATATTCCAATAAAAGTTAATGGTGGAGGAGTTTTACCAATCATCTTTGCATCTGCAATAATGACTTTACCTTCAATGTTAGGTTCAGTAACTGGAGCTGATTGGGTAAATAGATGGTTTGGTTATGGAACTCCTATTTATTTAATTTTATATTCATTATTGATTTTCTTCTTTGCATATTTCTATAATTCAGTTGTTATTGATCCAAATGATATCTCAGAAAATATTAAAAAATATGGTGGATTTATTCCTGGTATTAGACCTGGAAAACCAACATCTGATTACATTACAAAAACTATGATGAGAGTAACATTTATAGGTGCTATATTCTTGGTAGTTATTTCATTATTACCATACATTATTAGAAGTGCATCAGGTGTTAATATTTGGATTGGTGGAACTTCAGCACTTATTGCTGTTGGGGTTTCTTTAGATATCATGCAACAAATAGAAGCTCACATGATTACAAGACAATATGAAGGATTTATGAAAAAAGGAAAACTCCGTGGGAGGAGATAA
- the rpmD gene encoding 50S ribosomal protein L30 codes for MAKLKIKLVRGRAGKNYRQLATLDALGLRKPNQEVVKEDRPEIRGMITKVQHLVKVEEIEE; via the coding sequence ATGGCTAAATTAAAAATAAAACTTGTAAGAGGAAGAGCGGGAAAAAATTATAGACAACTCGCCACCTTAGATGCCTTAGGGTTAAGAAAACCAAATCAAGAAGTAGTTAAAGAAGATAGACCAGAAATTAGAGGTATGATAACAAAGGTACAACACCTTGTAAAAGTTGAAGAAATTGAAGAATGA